The Rhodococcus antarcticus DNA segment TGCCGGTGACCAGGTAGCAGGTCAGCACCACCGGGACGCGCGGGACCAGGCCGATGACCACGTAGGCCCCGCCGACCAGGACCAGCGCGAGGGTCATCACCGAGCCCTCGCCCCATCTCGACGCCGTGGGCGTGACCAGCCGCGAGCCGACCAGCAGTCCGACGGCCTGCAGCACGAGCACGAACGGGACCAGTGCGATGGGGAGGTCGAGCACCTGCAGCGCGTACAGGGTGGTGATGGCCTCCACCGCTCCCGTGGCCAGCGAGGTCCACGCCATGACCGAGACCACCAGCCGCAGCCCGCGGTCGGCCAGCACGGCCCGCACGCCCTCCCGGACGGCCCGCAGCAGCGGCTCGGCCGGACCGCCGCCGCCGTCCTCGGCGACGAGCGCGCGCGGGAGGCGGGTCACGAGGGCCGCGGCGGCGAGGAAGGTCAGCCCGTCCACGGCGAACGCGAGCGCGGGCTGCACCGCCACCAGCACGCCGCCGAGCAGCGGGCCGGCGAGGTGCAGGGTGAGCGACTCCACGGTGCGCACGCGCGCGTTGGCGGGGACCAGGTCGGCGGGCCCGGCTGCGCCCACCAGGAGCACCTGCGAGGCCGCATCGGCGAACGTCTCGGCCACGGTGAGCATAAACGCCAGGGCGCACAGCAGGGCCACCGTCGAGGAGCTCTGCAGCAGGGCGACCACGAGCACCCCGGACAGCGCGGCCCGCACCAGGTGCGCGACCAGCAGGGCGGTGCGGGCGTCCCAGCGGTCCACCAGCGCACCGGAGGGCACCGAGAACAGCAGCC contains these protein-coding regions:
- a CDS encoding MFS transporter — encoded protein: MPRSGPASGVDGTAFRRLLVAWGVSVLGDGVRMVALPLVAALMTGSPLAVTAVAAAELVPWLLFSVPSGALVDRWDARTALLVAHLVRAALSGVLVVALLQSSSTVALLCALAFMLTVAETFADAASQVLLVGAAGPADLVPANARVRTVESLTLHLAGPLLGGVLVAVQPALAFAVDGLTFLAAAALVTRLPRALVAEDGGGGPAEPLLRAVREGVRAVLADRGLRLVVSVMAWTSLATGAVEAITTLYALQVLDLPIALVPFVLVLQAVGLLVGSRLVTPTASRWGEGSVMTLALVLVGGAYVVIGLVPRVPVVLTCYLVTGIGFALWNVLASARRQRLTPEGLLGRVSNASRAVTWGAMPLGALVAGVLATATSMAVVHVAAGVLVLVVAGLTRAALRAAHRSGSPLRQSATA